In one Sulfitobacter sp. LCG007 genomic region, the following are encoded:
- the arsC gene encoding arsenate reductase (glutaredoxin) (This arsenate reductase requires both glutathione and glutaredoxin to convert arsenate to arsenite, after which the efflux transporter formed by ArsA and ArsB can extrude the arsenite from the cell, providing resistance.) yields MEFWHNPRCSKSREALKLVEQSGKPFRLRRYLDEPPTRTELEALRAALGNVPVLEMVRMNEAPFKTLGNAADEGELLDAMTEYPILIERPVLIDGDRAVIGRPPEKVQKLL; encoded by the coding sequence ATGGAATTCTGGCACAACCCGCGCTGTTCGAAGTCACGCGAGGCGCTGAAGCTCGTCGAGCAGTCGGGCAAGCCGTTCCGCCTGCGCCGCTATCTGGACGAACCTCCCACGCGCACCGAACTCGAGGCGCTCCGCGCGGCCCTCGGCAACGTGCCGGTCCTCGAGATGGTCCGCATGAATGAGGCCCCGTTCAAGACCCTCGGCAACGCTGCGGACGAAGGCGAGCTTCTCGACGCCATGACCGAGTATCCGATCCTGATCGAGCGCCCGGTGCTGATCGACGGCGACCGCGCGGTAATCGGTCGGCCGCCGGAAAAGGTGCAAAAGCTTCTCTGA